The following coding sequences lie in one Melopsittacus undulatus isolate bMelUnd1 chromosome 9, bMelUnd1.mat.Z, whole genome shotgun sequence genomic window:
- the LOC117436699 gene encoding immunoglobulin superfamily containing leucine-rich repeat protein-like, which translates to MRPLLCCLGLAALLGPCLACPSPCSCSTKKNGRLLAECAYKDLQEVPKGLSSNVTILTLSANRISWLGQASFAEVPEVQSLWLGYNQIGVVEPGTFALLLHLKNLDLSHNKIVDFPWQDLRNLSGLQILKMNNNRLAGLPRDAFRFLKDLRSLWLNDNELTTLAEGTFDNLPSLSQLQIFNNPFNCSCKVFWLKKWTENTSVSITKGGSTLCVAPGRMKGRAVTDIPDHHCVAPSVQLTYLSNLDNTVMYDGLTLTLHCSVAGSPPPEIRWKIQTSSRRVEINGPNVARDGNVKQSQEHFLVFKNGTMAIPNFSKQDEGIYTCLAVNDVGTRDVSVNVALAGSENPAEELLRDDPHAGHPGGRSCYKGDELDPSGTGEKLVIVYHMPRESKSRAGGAEPQVQLGTLLLALGIALCC; encoded by the coding sequence ATGAggcccctgctctgctgcctcgGGCTGGCTGCGCTCCTGGGGCCCTGCCTGGCCTGTCCCAGCCCCTGTTCCTGCTCCACCAAGAAGAACGGGAGGCTCTTGGCCGAGTGTGCCTACAAGGACCTGCAGGAGGTACCCAAGGGGCTGTCCTCCAATGTGACTATCCTCACCTTGTCAGCCAACAGGATCAGCTGGCTGGGGCAGGCTTCCTTCGCTGAGGTTCCTGAAGTGCAGTCACTGTGGTTGGGCTACAACCAGATCGGGGTGGTGGAGCCAGGGACTTTCGCCTTGTTGCTGCACCTGAAGAACCTGGACCTGAGCCACAACAAGATTGTGGATTTCCCCTGGCAGGACCTCCGCAACCTCAGCGGCCTGCAGATCCTGAAAATGAACAACAACCGCCTGGCCGGGCTGCCCAGGGATGCCTTCCGCTTCCTGAAGGACCTGCGCTCCCTCTGGCTCAATGACAATGAGCTGACCACCCTGGCCGAGGGCACCTTTGACAACCTGCCCTCCTTGTCCCAGCTTCAGATCTTCAACAACCCCTTTAACTGCTCCTGCAAGGTCTTCTGGCTGAAGAAGTGGACTGAGAACACCTCTGTGTCCATCACCAAGGGAGGGTCTACCCTGTGCGTGGCTCCCGGCAGGATGAAGGGCAGGGCGGTGACGGACATCCCTGATCACCACTGCGTTGCACCCTCGGTGCAGCTCACCTACCTGTCCAACCTGGATAACACGGTCATGTATGACGGCCTGACGCTGACCCTGCACTGCAGCGTGGCAGGCAGCCCTCCGCCGGAGATCAGGTGGAAGATCCAGACCTCCAGCCGCCGTGTTGAGATCAACGGGCCCAACGTGGCACGGGATGGAAACGTCAAGCAGAGCCAAGAGCACTTCCTGGTCTTCAAGAATGGCACCATGGCCATTCCCAACTTCAGCAAGCAGGATGAAGGCATCTATACCTGCCTCGCTGTCAATGACGTGGGAACACGGGATGTCTCGGTCAATGTGGCCTTGGCTGGGTCGGAGAATCCAGCTGAGGAACTGCTCCGAGATGACCCCCATGCTGGCCACCCTGGGGGCAGGAGCTGCTACAAGGGGGATGAATTAGATCCTTCTGGCACTGGAGAAAAGCTGGTGATCGTTTACCACATGCCGAGGGAGTccaagagcagggctggaggagcagagccCCAGGTCCAGCTGGGGACCCTCCTGCTGGCTTTGGGCATCGCACTCTGCTGTTAA
- the STRA6 gene encoding receptor for retinol uptake STRA6, with protein sequence MAANSSGGMQDAHLDSSLASTDDLASDWYIYETMEPAVPQDDIFPSVIPDCDPTISPRLYHICMAPISLAVLLGLSLLVKRRCLHQSCWNGVPGLLSPANFLEEEGNRGLVAAVFGILFSSLCVLVLDTDPLPLITHSSQSTREYWKILALLYYPAFYYPLMACATVRHKASYLMGCLLSWCHCVVHIWQKVDCPQSPKIYRYYSTLSYIPIILCLVLLSLWYPALLIKSFTGQKETLDKEVPGGGYYKKYLKAVLSKRPPKGSSAKLEESLLSRLQMYLRSYIYAPEEGFRIPLKLILSITTAMIAVYQVALLLLVAVIPTIQIIRAGMTKDIVVLLVQFGLVPSESPAVPGDMEKELRTVKYYLWSLEVCYICSLVLCCLLTCTMLLRTLVMHRSNLKALYQGAVLDVFYKAHILRPSRQAIVCWMSFASFQTAFACLGLLIQQVIFFICSVGFTFLFVIPLQSGTDSYLFRIIQNMWPFWLTLVVAVIVQNLAAHYQFLEQHPLRKELTNRRALYIATYLLFPINVLVGVLAGLWRMLISGLYNSIHFCQLDISLLNRGVETFDPGYHTYCHYLKIEVSQSHPVMKAFCLLLLQLARPEGPSGLRASNVEEGIQLMQHKQAPLSRARFKQSRARWWLAYTLLHNPSLTACRKTALCDPTANGTQLSTPEP encoded by the exons CTTGGCCAGCACTGATGACCTCGCTTCTGACTGGTACATCTATGAAACCATGGAACCAGCCGTGCCACAGGATGA CATATTTCCCAGTGTAATCCCAGACTGTGACCCCACCATTTCTCCCAGACTGTATCACATCTGCATGGCACCCATCTCT CTGGCCGTGCTCCTGGGCTTGTCCTTGCTGGTGAAGCGCAGGTGTCTCCACCAGAGCTGCTGGAATGGTGTCCCAGGACTGCTCAG CCCAGCCAACTTCCTGGAGGAGGAAGGCAACCGCGGGCTGGTGGCTGCAGTGTTCGGCAtcctcttctcctccctgtGCGTGCTGGTCTTGGACACTGACCCTCTGCCGCTCATCACCCACTCCTCCCAGAGCACACGGG AGTACTGGAAGATCCTGGCTTTGCTTTACTACCCTGCCTTCTACTACCCCCTGATGGCCTGTGCCACTGTCCGGCACAAGGCCAGCTACCTCATGGGCTGCCTGCTCTCCTGGTGCCACTGTGTGGTCCACATCTGGCAGAAGGTGGATTGTCCCCAGTCACCAAAG ATATACAGGTACTACTCCACACTCTCTTACATCCCCATCATCCTCTGCCTTGTGCTCTTAAGCCTTTGGTATCCAGCCCTGCTCATCAAGAGCTTCACCGGGCAGAAAGAGACCTTGGATAAGGAG GTGCCTGGAGGAGGTTATTACAAGAAGTACCTGAAAGCTGTCCTGTCCAAACGCCCTCCCAAGGGGAG ctccgCAAAGCTTGAGGAGAGCCTCCTGTCCAGGCTGCAGATGTACTTACGCTCCTACATCTACGCTCCCGAGGAAG GTTTCAGGATCCCGTTGAAGCTCATCCTGTCCATAACCACAGCCATGATCGCTGTCTACCAG GTCGCCCTCCTGCTCCTGGTAGCCGTCATCCCCACCATCCAGATCATCCGGGCAGGAATGACGAAGGACATTGTGGTGCTGTTGGTCCAGTTTGGCTTGGTGCCCTCGGAGAGCCCTGCTGTCCCCGGTGACATGGAGAAGGAGCTCAGGACTGTCAAGTACTACCTGTGGTCACTGGAAG tgTGCTACATCTGCTcgctggtgctgtgctgcctgctgacCTGCACCATGCTCCTGAGGACGCTGGTGATGCACAG GAGCAACCTGAAGGCTCTCTACCAAGGAGCAGTGCTGGATGTCTTCTACAAAGCCCATATCCTCCGCCCATCCCGACAAGCCATCGTCTGCTGGATGAGCTTTGCCAGCTTCCAGACAGCTTTCGCCTGCCTGG GTCTCCTCATCCAGCAAGTGATCTTCTTCATCTGCTCTGTGGGGTTCACCTTCCTCTTCGTCATCCCCCTCCAGTCGGGCACTGACAGTTACCTCTTCAGGATCATTCAGAACATGTG GCCCTTCTGGTTGACCCTGGTGGTTGCTGTCATCGTGCAGAACCTGGCAGCTCACTACCAGTTCCTGGAGCAGCATCCCCTCCGGAAGGAGCTCACCAACAG gcgAGCTCTGTACATAGCCACCTACCTGCTCTTCCCCATCAACGTGCTGGTGGGCGTCCTGGCTGGGCTCTGGAGGATGCTCATATCCGGCCTTTATAACTCCATCCATTTCTGCCAGTTGGACATCAGCCTGCTGAACCGGGGTGTGGAGACCTTTGACCCAG GCTACCACACTTACTGCCACTATCTGAAGATTGAGGTCAGCCAGTCCCACCCGGTGATGAAAGCCTTCtgcttgctgcttctccagctggCCAGGCCCGAGGGGCCATCGGGGCTCCGGGCCAGCAATGTGGAAGAAG GCATCCAGCTGATGCAGCACAAGCAGGCGCCTCTGAGCAGAGCCCGGTTCAAGCAGAGCCGAGCCCGCTGGTGGTTGGCTTACACCCTCCTCCACAACCCCTCGCTGACTGCCTGCAGGAAAACCGCCCTCTGCGACCCCACAGCCAACGGCACCCAGCTCAGCACCCCCGAGCCCTGA